In Vitis vinifera cultivar Pinot Noir 40024 chromosome 11, ASM3070453v1, a genomic segment contains:
- the LOC100246646 gene encoding GCN5-related N-acetyltransferase 7, chloroplastic, with protein MAMAVLSSSLPPLSNPLPTSTSSSNLCCPRIYSSSSSYHLRRRLLRPLIASQLCAPQTFKIDKSSLVVAETVSEDQLWAAACLRIRSFYQFGPSYGIDDHKRYLAEREFEALKERVAGKREGFRRVSCINATIPLSEISSFSDDLCAACKFTHNGEDRVVIGTLDLNQCVSLPDEITGMKPQGIGADFLRAYLSNVCVAKELHRNGLGYALVAKSKMVAQEWGITDLYVHFAVDNEPAKQLYMKSGFIYENDEPAWKARFLDRPRRILLWTGLPVNYDV; from the exons ATGGCTATGGCTGTCCTCTCGTCTTCACTTCCTCCACTCTCCAACCCACTTCCAACTTCCACCTCCTCCTCCAATCTCTGTTGCCCAAGAATCTactcctcctcctcttcctaTCACCTCCGCCGGCGACTCCTCCGGCCCCTCATTGCTTCTCAGCTCTGCGCTCCCCAGACCTTCAAAATCGATAAATCTTCACTCGTTGTCGCCGAAACTGTATCCGAGGACCAGCTTTGGGCCGCCGCCTGTCTCCGCATTCGCTCTTTCTATCAATTTGGCCCATCTTACGGCATCGAT GATCATAAAAGGTATTTGGCTGAACGTGAGTTTGAAGCACTAAAGGAACGTGTTGCTGGGAAGAGAGAGGGTTTTAGAAGGGTTTCTTGCATAAATGCAACTATTCCATTATCAGAAATATCGAGCTTTTCAGATGATCTATGTGCTGCATGTAAG TTTACTCACAATGGAGAAGACCGAGTTGTAATTGGAACCCTTGATCTCAACCAATGTGTGAGTCTTCCTGATGAAATAACAGGAATGAAGCCACAG GGCATTGGAGCTGATTTTTTAAGGGCATACCTGAGTAATGTATGTGTTGCCAAGGAGCTGCATAGAAATGGGTTGGGTTATGCACTTGTAGCAAAGTCAAAGATGGTTGCTCAAGAATGGG GCATAACTGACTTGTATGTCCACTTTGCCGTTGACAATGAACCTGCAAAGCAGTTATACATGAAGAGTGGTTTCATCTATGAGAATGATGAACCAGCATGGAAAGCCAGGTTTCTAGATCGACCCCGAAGGATTCTTTTATGGACGGGTCTCCCTGTCAACTATGATGTGTAA